The Musa acuminata AAA Group cultivar baxijiao chromosome BXJ1-3, Cavendish_Baxijiao_AAA, whole genome shotgun sequence genome window below encodes:
- the LOC103978927 gene encoding probable pre-mRNA-splicing factor ATP-dependent RNA helicase DEAH2 isoform X2, giving the protein MEPFLRRHSVEVLLGPVGVFSYCFCLWLRIVLLARDRPSEFWIVEVAMEEKEKGEAVAANPVTGSPFSRRYHKLLERRKKLPVWGQRSKFLDALAKRRVVVVAAPPGSGKSTQIPQFVIEAGYASEGKQIACTQPRCLVATALSRRVAQEMDVKLGEEVGYSVLFEDCTGPKTILKYLTDGLLLREAMSDQFLERYTVIILDEVHLRTLATDILLAYFKNMFKTKARCDLKLVVMSTQFEAKKFRDYFKDAQIVQPLPALHPVQIAYVKEPVRDLVEAAVEKVIHILVSESAGDIIVFLTGLEEIERCCWRLGKLILDLGDKIGPVKVVPFHSVMPVDMQNKVFKAAPPPTRKGGPLGRRVIVSTEITESSLSIDGIVYTIDCGYTKQKVYNADLQVESLLVLPISRASAQRRSGCARRSAPGKCFRLYSQDFFNRVQPQDSPEILRANLAGTVLQFRKLGFDNLLHLDLMDPPPVETVMQAVETLKCLGALDDEGSLTHLGEVMSEFPLDPQMSKAIVDSPKFCCSNEILSIAAMLSVPNCFLRPMENLEAADEAKATFNHIHGDHLSLLNVYHAYKLSNGDSTWWCKRNFINQTVLRSADNVRGHLVSIMHKLDLTLCSTDSSSSDDYDNVRKGLLAGYFMQVAHLDHSGNYSTAKGHHVVDVHPSSSLASRPALVIYNDFVLASRNFIRILTDVPLDWLVEIAPFAAA; this is encoded by the exons ATGGAGCCGTTCCTTCGTCGGCACTCCGTCGAGGTCCTTTTGGGACCCGTCGGGGTATTCTCGTATTGCTTCTGCCTCTGGCTTCGCATCGTCCTCCTCGCACGCGATCGACCGTCGGAGTTCTGGATCGTGGAGGTGGCgatggaggagaaggagaagggggaaGCGGTCGCGGCGAATCCCGTGACGGGATCGCCGTTCTCGCGGCGGTACCACAAGCTGCTCGAGCGGCGGAAGAAGCTTCCCGTGTGGGGTCAGCGGAGTAAGTTCCTCGACGCCCTCGCGAAGCGTCGGGTCGTCGTCGTCGCGGCGCCACCCGGGTCCGGCAAGTCCACCCAG ATTCCTCAATTCGTCATTGAGGCAGGTTACGCAAGTGAAGGGAAGCAGATTGCTTGCACGCAACCTCGTTGTTTGGTAGCGACGGCACTGTCCCGCAGAGTTGCTCAAGAGATGGATGTGAAGTTGGGGGAGGAAGTGGGTTACTCTGTGCTTTTTGAAGACTGCACTGGCCCGAAGACCATTTTGAA GTACTTGACAGATGGTCTGCTTCTAAGGGAGGCAATGTCTGATCAGTTCCTAGAAAGGTACACGGTGATAATTCTTGATGAGGTTCACTTGAGGACTCTAGCAACTGATATTCTTCTTGCTTACTTCAAAAACATGTTCAAAACGAAAGCTCGTTGTGACCTTAAACTTGTAGTCATGAGTACTCAATTTGAGGCGAAGAAGTTTCGAGATTATTTCAAGGATGCACAGATTGTGCAACCACTGCCCGCACTTCATCCTGTACAAATCGCTTATGTAAAGGAACCGGTGAGGGACCTCGTGGAGGCAGCAGTAGAGAAGGTTATCCATATACTTGTATCTGAATCAGCTGGTGACATAATTGTGTTTCTTACTGGGTTGGAGGAGATAGAGAGATGCTGTTGGAGACTTGGAAAACTGATTTTGGACTTGGGAGATAAAATTGGACCTGTCAAAGTTGTTCCTTTCCACTCCGTAATGCCAGTAGATATGCAGAATAAGGTCTTCAAGGCCGCTCCACCTCCAACAAGAAAGGGTGGCCCTCTTGGACGGAGAGTTATTGTATCAACTGAAATCACGGAATCATCATTATCAATTGATGGCATTGTTTACACTATTGATTGTGGGTACACCAAACAAAAGGTTTACAATGCAGATCTCCAAGTTGAGTCATTGCTGGTTTTGCCGATATCAAGAGCGAGTGCACAACGGAGGTCAGGATGTGCAAGAAGGTCAGCCCCGGGAAAATGCTTTAGACTTTATTCCCAAGATTTCTTTAACAGAGTTCAGCCACAAGATTCCCCTGAGATTCTCCGAGCAAACCTTGCAGGCACTGTTCTTCAGTTTAGAAAACTTGGGTTCGATAATTTGCTTCATCTTGATTTGATGGATCCTCCTCCTGTCGAAACAGTCATGCAGGCTGTTGAGACCTTGAAATGCTTAGGTGCTTTGGATGATGAGGGGAGTCTGACCCATTTGGGAGAGGTCATGAGCGAGTTTCCTCTGGATCCTCAGATGTCGAAGGCCATAGTTGATAGCCCGAAATTTTGCTGCTCGAATGAGATCCTTTCAATTGCTGCTATGTTGTCAG TACCAAATTGTTTCTTACGGCCTATGGAAAACCTGGAAGCTGCTGATGAAGCTAAGGCCACTTTCAACCACATCCATGgtgatcaccttagtcttctgaaTGTTTACCATGCATACAAGCTAAGCA ATGGAGATTCGACTTGGTGGTGCAAAAGGAACTTTATAAATCAGACTGTGCTCAGATCTGCTGACAATGTTAGGGGACATCTTGTCTCGATCATGcataagcttgatcttactctgtgctcCACTGATTCTAGCAGCTCCGATGACTACGACAATGTTAGGAAGGGCCTGCTGGCAGGATATTTTATGCAGGTTGCACATCTTGACCATTCAGGCAACTACTCGACAGCAAAAGGTCACCAT GTAGTTGACGTCCATCCTTCAAGTAGTCTGGCATCAAGACCAGCACTTGTTATTTATAATGACTTTGTCTTGGCTAGCAGAAATTTCATTCGCATTCTCACGGATGTGCCTCTGGATTG GTTGGTCGAAATTGCTCCTTTTGCTGCAGCTTAA
- the LOC135631121 gene encoding probable glycerol-3-phosphate acyltransferase 3, giving the protein MISKAFLESLYLFYRFMLKRLRNSYTTYGRTHKCPPPDKLSTQTIVCDMEGALLRNSSTFPYLMLVALEAGGFLRGLLLLSLYPLISCLSRELALRLMVFVCFLGVRKESFRMGRAVLPKFFLEDVGLEGFEVLRRGGRRVCVSSMPTAMVEGFLKEYLNVEVVLGRELKVFAGYYTGLMEETEVKAGLALEELLAGGRVTEDGIVGFGGYSSSLHQQLFTCCKEVYLVSEVEKRRWQQLPRSSYPKPLVFHDGRIAFRPTPMSTLFMFLWLPLGLPLAVARALVFICLPYALSTPLLATLGMRNRCVTSSTAHPKADGGSHGSKQLYISNHRTLLDPLCIAAVLRRNVTATTYSVSPINEWISPIRTIRLTRNREEDRRRMKKLLEEGDLVVCPEGTTCREPYLLRFSPLFAEVSQEVVPVALEASVTMFYGTSTSKFKYLDPLYFLMNPSPRYEVEFMGKVATGSIGGKECSSYEIANHLQGQIGRLLGFECTNLTRKDKYLMLAGNEGFVERDINRR; this is encoded by the exons ATGATTTCGAAGGCTTTCCTCGAGTCCCTTTACCTGTTCTACAGGTTCATGCTAAAGAGACTGAGGAATTCTTATACAACCTACGGAAGAACACACAAGTGTCCTCCCCCGGACAAGCTCTCCACCCAGACCATAGTATGTGACATGGAGGGAGCGCTTCTCAGGAATTCCTCCACCTTCCCATACTTGATGCTGGTGGCACTGGAGGCGGGAGGGTTCTTGAGAGGCCTACTTCTCTTGTCTCTCTACCCCCTCATCTCTTGCCTGAGCCGTGAACTGGCCCTGCGGCTCATGGTCTTCGTTTGCTTCCTCGGTGTGAGGAAGGAGAGCTTCAGGATGGGGCGAGCCGTGCTCCCCAAGTTCTTCCTGGAAGACGTGGGGCTGGAAGGCTTCGAGGTGTtgaggagaggagggaggagggtgtGCGTCAGTTCCATGCCCACCGCTATGGTGGAAGGCTTCCTTAAGGAGTACTTGAACGTCGAGGTGGTGCTGGGGAGGGAGCTGAAGGTGTTTGCTGGCTACTACACTGGTTTGATGGAGGAGACCGAGGTGAAGGCTGGCTTGGCTTTGGAGGAGTTGCTTGCGGGTGGGAGGGTGACGGAAGACGGAATCGTCGGATTCGGAGGCTACTCCAGTTCTCTTCACCAGCAGCTCTTTACTTGCTGCAAG GAAGTCTACTTGGTGAGTGAGGTTGAGAAGAGAAGGTGGCAGCAGCTACCGAGATCGAGCTATCCTAAGCCCCTGGTCTTCCATGACGGCAGAATAGCGTTCAGGCCGACCCCCATGTCCACCCTCTTCATGTTCCTGTGGCTTCCCCTCGGCTTACCCCTCGCCGTCGCCCGGGCCCTCGTCTTCATCTGCCTCCCCTACGCCCTCTCCACCCCTCTGCTCGCCACCCTGGGCATGCGCAACCGGTGCGTCACCTCCTCAACGGCGCACCCCAAGGCGGACGGCGGTTCCCACGGCAGCAAGCAGCTCTACATCAGCAACCACCGCACCCTCCTTGACCCCCTCTGCATCGCCGCGGTCCTCCGCCGCAACGTCACCGCCACCACCTACAGCGTCAGCCCCATCAACGAGTGGATCTCCCCCATCCGGACCATCAGACTGACGAGGAACAGGGAGGAGGACAGGCGGCGGATGAAGAAGCTGCTGGAGGAGGGGGACCTCGTGGTGTGCCCCGAAGGGACGACGTGCCGCGAGCCGTATCTGCTCCGCTTCAGCCCGCTGTTCGCGGAGGTGAGCCAGGAGGTAGTCCCCGTCGCGCTGGAGGCGTCGGTCACCATGTTCTACGGCACGAGCACCAGCAAGTTCAAGTACCTCGACCCCTTGTACTTCCTCATGAACCCCTCCCCACGCTACGAGGTGGAGTTCATGGGCAAGGTGGCCACCGGCTCCATCGGTGGGAAGGAGTGCAGCAGCTACGAGATCGCCAACCATCTGCAAGGGCAGATCGGAAGGCTTCTGGGGTTTGAGTGCACCAATCTGACCAGGAAAGACAAGTACTTGATGCTCGCAGGCAACGAAGGGTTCGTCGAGCGAGACATCAATAGGAGGTGA
- the LOC135631129 gene encoding uncharacterized protein LOC135631129, with product MKGAAAAAAEEEKREMEVGKKRKEEEIKAVNGKAEVYEVDDDDDEEEENEDSDEIVELKDDDEDGGDDDDEEDGGDDDEGDNDDDDDDVEEVTPQEYHRQVQAAADDDDEEEEEEGGDGGDGDDDDDDDDDDDDDEDAEEEEEELGTEYLAQPVVRAEGQEDASDFEAGEETDDDIGDADGTRGNGGGHSTRDEMSSKRKRTAKDDSDDDDDDDDDDGDDDDERPPKR from the exons ATGAAGggagctgcggcggcggcggcggaggaggagaagagggagatggaggtggggaagaagaggaaggaggaggagatcaaAGCAGTCAACGGCAAGGCCGAGGTGTATGAagtcgacgacgacgatgacgaagAGGAGGAGAACGAGGATTCGGATGAGATCGTGGAGCTGAAGGATGACGACGAAGATGGCGGCGATGACGATGATGAGGAAGATGGTGGTGACGATGATGAGGGagacaacgacgacgacgacgacgacgtggAGGAGGTcactccgcaggagtatcaccgccaAGTGCAGGCGGCAGCGGACGATGAcgatgaggaagaggaagaagaaggcggGGACGGCGGTGAtggagacgacgacgacgacgacgacgatgacgacgacgacgacgaagatgcggaggaagaagag GAAGAACTAGGAACCGAATACCTTGCACAACCAGTAGTTCGTGCAGAGGGCCAAGAAGATGCAAGCGACTTCGAGGCTGGCGAAGAAACCGACGACGACATCGGAGACGCAGATGGCACTCGGGGTAATGGCGGGGGCCATTCGACGAGGGACGAGATGTCGTCGAAGCGGAAGAGAACAGCTAAAGATGATtcggatgacgacgacgacgacgacgacgacgacggcgatGACGATGATGAGAGGCCACCTAAGCGATAG
- the LOC103978927 gene encoding probable pre-mRNA-splicing factor ATP-dependent RNA helicase DEAH2 isoform X3, translating into MEPFLRRHSVEVLLGPVGVFSYCFCLWLRIVLLARDRPSEFWIVEVAMEEKEKGEAVAANPVTGSPFSRRYHKLLERRKKLPVWGQRSKFLDALAKRRVVVVAAPPGSGKSTQIPQFVIEAGYASEGKQIACTQPRCLVATALSRRVAQEMDVKLGEEVGYSVLFEDCTGPKTILKYLTDGLLLREAMSDQFLERYTVIILDEVHLRTLATDILLAYFKNMFKTKARCDLKLVVMSTQFEAKKFRDYFKDAQIVQPLPALHPVQIAYVKEPVRDLVEAAVEKVIHILVSESAGDIIVFLTGLEEIERCCWRLGKLILDLGDKIGPVKVVPFHSVMPVDMQNKVFKAAPPPTRKGGPLGRRVIVSTEITESSLSIDGIVYTIDCGYTKQKVYNADLQVESLLVLPISRASAQRRSGCARRSAPGKCFRLYSQDFFNRVQPQDSPEILRANLAVMQAVETLKCLGALDDEGSLTHLGEVMSEFPLDPQMSKAIVDSPKFCCSNEILSIAAMLSVPNCFLRPMENLEAADEAKATFNHIHGDHLSLLNVYHAYKLSNGDSTWWCKRNFINQTVLRSADNVRGHLVSIMHKLDLTLCSTDSSSSDDYDNVRKGLLAGYFMQVAHLDHSGNYSTAKGHHVVDVHPSSSLASRPALVIYNDFVLASRNFIRILTDVPLDWLVEIAPFAAA; encoded by the exons ATGGAGCCGTTCCTTCGTCGGCACTCCGTCGAGGTCCTTTTGGGACCCGTCGGGGTATTCTCGTATTGCTTCTGCCTCTGGCTTCGCATCGTCCTCCTCGCACGCGATCGACCGTCGGAGTTCTGGATCGTGGAGGTGGCgatggaggagaaggagaagggggaaGCGGTCGCGGCGAATCCCGTGACGGGATCGCCGTTCTCGCGGCGGTACCACAAGCTGCTCGAGCGGCGGAAGAAGCTTCCCGTGTGGGGTCAGCGGAGTAAGTTCCTCGACGCCCTCGCGAAGCGTCGGGTCGTCGTCGTCGCGGCGCCACCCGGGTCCGGCAAGTCCACCCAG ATTCCTCAATTCGTCATTGAGGCAGGTTACGCAAGTGAAGGGAAGCAGATTGCTTGCACGCAACCTCGTTGTTTGGTAGCGACGGCACTGTCCCGCAGAGTTGCTCAAGAGATGGATGTGAAGTTGGGGGAGGAAGTGGGTTACTCTGTGCTTTTTGAAGACTGCACTGGCCCGAAGACCATTTTGAA GTACTTGACAGATGGTCTGCTTCTAAGGGAGGCAATGTCTGATCAGTTCCTAGAAAGGTACACGGTGATAATTCTTGATGAGGTTCACTTGAGGACTCTAGCAACTGATATTCTTCTTGCTTACTTCAAAAACATGTTCAAAACGAAAGCTCGTTGTGACCTTAAACTTGTAGTCATGAGTACTCAATTTGAGGCGAAGAAGTTTCGAGATTATTTCAAGGATGCACAGATTGTGCAACCACTGCCCGCACTTCATCCTGTACAAATCGCTTATGTAAAGGAACCGGTGAGGGACCTCGTGGAGGCAGCAGTAGAGAAGGTTATCCATATACTTGTATCTGAATCAGCTGGTGACATAATTGTGTTTCTTACTGGGTTGGAGGAGATAGAGAGATGCTGTTGGAGACTTGGAAAACTGATTTTGGACTTGGGAGATAAAATTGGACCTGTCAAAGTTGTTCCTTTCCACTCCGTAATGCCAGTAGATATGCAGAATAAGGTCTTCAAGGCCGCTCCACCTCCAACAAGAAAGGGTGGCCCTCTTGGACGGAGAGTTATTGTATCAACTGAAATCACGGAATCATCATTATCAATTGATGGCATTGTTTACACTATTGATTGTGGGTACACCAAACAAAAGGTTTACAATGCAGATCTCCAAGTTGAGTCATTGCTGGTTTTGCCGATATCAAGAGCGAGTGCACAACGGAGGTCAGGATGTGCAAGAAGGTCAGCCCCGGGAAAATGCTTTAGACTTTATTCCCAAGATTTCTTTAACAGAGTTCAGCCACAAGATTCCCCTGAGATTCTCCGAGCAAACCTTGCAG TCATGCAGGCTGTTGAGACCTTGAAATGCTTAGGTGCTTTGGATGATGAGGGGAGTCTGACCCATTTGGGAGAGGTCATGAGCGAGTTTCCTCTGGATCCTCAGATGTCGAAGGCCATAGTTGATAGCCCGAAATTTTGCTGCTCGAATGAGATCCTTTCAATTGCTGCTATGTTGTCAG TACCAAATTGTTTCTTACGGCCTATGGAAAACCTGGAAGCTGCTGATGAAGCTAAGGCCACTTTCAACCACATCCATGgtgatcaccttagtcttctgaaTGTTTACCATGCATACAAGCTAAGCA ATGGAGATTCGACTTGGTGGTGCAAAAGGAACTTTATAAATCAGACTGTGCTCAGATCTGCTGACAATGTTAGGGGACATCTTGTCTCGATCATGcataagcttgatcttactctgtgctcCACTGATTCTAGCAGCTCCGATGACTACGACAATGTTAGGAAGGGCCTGCTGGCAGGATATTTTATGCAGGTTGCACATCTTGACCATTCAGGCAACTACTCGACAGCAAAAGGTCACCAT GTAGTTGACGTCCATCCTTCAAGTAGTCTGGCATCAAGACCAGCACTTGTTATTTATAATGACTTTGTCTTGGCTAGCAGAAATTTCATTCGCATTCTCACGGATGTGCCTCTGGATTG GTTGGTCGAAATTGCTCCTTTTGCTGCAGCTTAA